A stretch of DNA from Pseudorca crassidens isolate mPseCra1 chromosome X, mPseCra1.hap1, whole genome shotgun sequence:
ataatgaaaagatacaaagaacaaagcaCCAGTTTGACTCTGCTAGTGCTAACATGTTAAATGGCTTCTAAAGGAGTAGCCTGGACTGTCCCAGGGTTCTGTGATTTTGGATACACTGTATTTTAGAGGAACCTTCTACACAACAAAAACTAAGGGCAGAGAGAAAAGGTGGCATTGGTCTCCCTAGAATTAAGTCCAATCTAATCTACacactttttaaattgttgagGTATCTTTCTGTCTTTAAGCATTTCAATGTAGTGGCGCAGCTTCAGAGCTGTCCCCAGCTTAAGCCCCATGTACTTCATCATCATGTCATTCTTGAGCAGTAGCAGAGCTTTCCCATCAATGTCctacagagagaaggaaattaaaataattaataaagctTTCATACTTTATCAGAATGGTTCTTCCTTTCTATGTAAGAACATGTAACACCAATTAGAGGGCAGCTCAGTCCAGATGTATATTCTCTGAATATGCAACTGCTTGATGGAAACTATTAAAAATCTAATTTGTACAGTGAAGCATCACTTAATCATCTGTAAATTTGcttcaaattttaagaaaaaggaaatttaaccTAATATCTTAAAAACGTCCTAAGCATCAAACTACCTAATTTTAAATATCGTGTGTTGAACAAAATACTGCATAGCTGTgacaaaaagtaaaaactatGAATGGTAAAAATGAATTTCAGATGGTCATTAACTTTCTTAGAAGGGCTGGGAACATGAGTATGTCAGCTATAAGTGTGCTATACAGTGCTGTCTTAACACTGAAAGCTAATCAGTTGTCCGAAGCTAATTAGATGCTAAAAACTAATTACTGATTTTCTTACCATATTGAAAACGGTACATCAGATATGTGGGCACTAATTTTATTCATTAGGAAACCCTATAAAAAACATTACTTGATAGTCACAAGGTATCCtccaaatgtaaaaaagaattaattgacCAAATGATGCTGCTGAAGCATATTATTTGGTTTTCACAAGttctggtttaaaaataaaactgtactgAATCATATGTCACTGGCTGAAGGGACCTGAAATCCCTCACAGTACTGCCTTTGTCAGGTACCATCTATACATTTTCTACTaagtaaaactagaaattaaagaaattagaatttaaaatttagcCCATGATGTTACTTTGTAAATGGCATAAGGGTATCAGCATTCCAAATCATCAATAACCATATAAGGTCAACAGAACTGAGCCAAATGGAATCAGTTGCTGGATTCATCGGGCATCGTAACAAGGAGGACACCCTGTCACAGCTGTGGTCACCCCTCCTACTCACGGTCCTGGGGCCGAGCAGGGAGCAGGTGGGGAGGAGGATCCTTGTAGCTGTTGTTAGAAAGGAGAGTGTGGCCATGCTGAATCATCTTCTCTTGAGAACTTGAAGACTTGTAGTATTTTAGGTACCCGGGTACCCATTTAAAGCACAGATCCAGCCTCCACCCTTTAAGGCTCTAACTTCGGGCAAAGTAAACTTTCTCGCATATGGAATAATCAGTTGATAGGGTTCCCCCACCATCCACACTAATCAGTATCCAACTGAAGGGCCTGCACAGAGGTCATTCAAAGTCATTACGGCAGGAAAACCGGATCAAAAGATACATTACATGTTGCATGAAGAGGTCGACGAGGGCACTTGATAACTGAGGATCTACGTATTTCAGAAACAGGATCACTTCATCCACAGACCAGGTTGAAGGGTCATCAGGGAGGCTCTGTTTGAGGACACCCGGGGCACTTCCAACTGGTGAACTTGGACCttcaatgggggaaaaaagacaaatcataCTTGACCTGATCATTATCCTGAAAGAAGAGATGTTAGGTAGGGAAGAAGTGTCTCATTCCTGGAACCTTGTGTGAAGTACCCCGGCATGGACCCAGGACTCCAAGGTAAAATCCAGGGAAAGCCTAGACAAAGATGACCTGAGGATGGCTACTCAAGAATGTCCCACCTGACCTCCCCCAAACAACAAAAGCAGCTTCGGAAGACACCTTAAAGCTTCAAAGATCATAAAACAGACTGAGCAATCTGAGGCCTCTTGGGCCACAGGCAAAATACAGCAAAAGATCTGTTACTTGGGTTAAATTAGGTTAATCTAAGATAACCTATTGCTCTTTGCTCTCTTACTTTGAGAGAAATTCTTTGAAATGCTTAATCTCTGTCCTCTTGGTCTCTCCAGATGAGGTTTATTTTACTAGCTAATTGCAATGGAAATCCCCAGAATTTAGTTTTATAATTGCTTAAATTATTCACTTTAATCAGTGAATTTCAATAACCCCCATTATCTTTGAGAACCAAATCAGTTCTTTACTGAATCTCTTCCATGGCTTTAAAATTAACATCTCTCAAGGCTTAAAGGTGTATCTGAATTTTGAAAACAACAAGACTTCTGCTCAGCTAGGTCAGAAGTAACTTTAACATTACACTGAATACCTCTTTCAAGTTTCACTGCATGGTAATAGATATTTTGGTTGAAGgtttatgtttaaaaaagaaataacgtGAGGCATGAAACAATTTAGGTGCTCATACCTCAAAACGTTTTAGGTGTGCCGTTCACTACGTTGTACTGAAACTTCTTTGTGTCCAGACAGGTACTCATTTACTCAGCCAGAGTGCTCGACTCCCTAGAGTTAGCGTGTGGTAACGGAAGCGGCTTTTGTAATTCGCCGGACCGTCAACACAAATTTGACCTTAGTTCCTGTGAATTAGCCTAAAGTGTACCTTTTCTCTCCTGTCATCTGGGCTCTGGCCATTTTAGGagcattttaattatttacaCAGGGAAAgggtaaagaaaaacagaagataaaaaaCTCACAATGGGATCATTATGAGTATTAGTGGAGAAGAGGCCTGTCCGTTGACTGGCACAGTGCAGGCACATCACAGACACTCAAGAAGTCTTAGTCATCGTTCAGAGTGCTGCCCCAAGCTAGCCCTCAAGATGGGAAACAAACAGCTTCCACAAGCTTGCATCAAGGGTGTTGAGGAATATAGGGTAAATAATGCTACTTGTAACATGTGTCAGTTCACACTCACCGAAGCTGGTCGGGACATAGAGAGGTGAGCCAGCACGGCTGAATCTACTGTTTTCCAGTAAAGCTGGGTAGGTCATCATGTCAGGGCTATGTGCTGGACTGCGTTCACTCTGGGTCAGCACGGTTGCAGGCTCGACCGCAGTGGACTGGGTGTCTAAGAAAAGACTGCGGGTGTTGTGGGCCTCTGGACTGGAGGAGCCCTGCGTGGGGTCCTGGGGCGAGTAGTACTCCTCGTAGGAACGCCTGCGGTAGGTGGAGGGGACCGTCGGGCTCAGGCTAAGGGATCGCTCCAGATCCAGAGGCACCGGGGACCCAAAAGGTGCTTCTAGAGGGTTGCTCTGGGAATCCTTTTCCGGCCTTTGTACTGGAATAGTGGGGCTATAACTTTTAGGGTAAGGCGATGGACAGAGACACCGcttcttcctcattttctggTATCTGATCTTTTTAGAAAGCAGGTAATTATAATCTTTAAATGCATATCCGAGTGGCTTCTGAAATGACACAAACCCAGCATAAACCAACTGTGagtgagtgaaagaaaaaaatagtaaatacatCCATAATTACTTTCCATGGAAGATTGCTTTATATTATTAAAGATAAATGCTCTATTTTGATTACATGATTTCCTCTTCAACCCTACATTTTAATTGCACTTTATGTATTACGGTTACAAACATAAAAATACCCATTGTCGTACATTTCTCAAACCTAAACTTCAGCATTTTTCCGGCAGAGGTTTAGTCTCCCATCTGCTGCTACAGCAGGTATAGATCAGCCTTGCTTATCTCACAGTTATTAGTTCTCTCTCACTTCTGACTGGCATCTTTAGAAACCAGaggtttattatatttttgaaaatatttttataacacttACACGACTTTGCAACCATGACTTCACACGAAAATGCTTGATTTTTCTAACCTTTGCGTGCACGACATCAAGCTTCTTATCCAGTTTTTGAATAGCATCGTAGATGACCTATTATAATACAGACTATTAGTAGTTTCTACTTCAAAAGGAAAGGAACATAAAAAATACCATTAAGCCAAAGTCAAAGTCTGAAAGTTTTCAAGCCGTCAGAAATCTCTTGTTTCCCACTTGATGCCTGGCTGTTGGGGACCCAGAGCCGAGCTGGCTGAGATAAGGCGCGCCAACCTCCCACTCAACTGCTCCATGTCACACAGGCATTTTACGAAGCTTGAATACTGGGAAGTAAATGTACCACAATTCCTATAAGCCATCACATTTATGATGGAGTCATTTTACACCAAGGAAGGTGCTACTTTAGGAAAGAAAGTTTCAAATCTGCTAGAAGGCCAAAGAGCCTCTTTCCATATAATGATGGTATAACCTAATAGGCAGTGAGGGGTCCACTCTGGAAAGAACAGTGAGCCAAATACAACAGATGTGACCTTTGGTTCAGAGTACTTTAAAGTCACGCAATTAACAATTAACCTTACAAAACCTTTGAGTACGCGACCCCTGTGTGCCAATCAAGTATGTGACTGATAAAACCGGAGAATTCTTGAAATACACAGAAATTTCATTCGGGCAAAAATACACTTAAAAGGCCAGAACCACTAATTACATCATTCAttcaaagaaacatttattgaaggccTACCACCTGTGAGAACTACTTCGCTAGATGCTGGGAATGtggacattaaaaagaaaaaaaaagaaaaaggaagaaaaaaacagctCCTACCCTAAGGAACTCCCATTTTAGCTGGAGAGAGACAAGTAAAGAGACATGGTCAACAGAGAAAGTGATCGGCCGCCTGGAGCAGTGGATTTCAGTGCGCTccgtggaccagcagcatcaacacCGTCCACGAGCTTGCTGGAAATGAAAAATCTCCCACCTCAGATCTACTGAATTGGGAACTCTGAGATCGAGGGCAGTGatctgtgttttcacaagccctctaggtgattctgatgcacgaTGAAGCATGAGACCCACTGGCTCTCAGCCCTGAATAactagcacaggctctaggggaaCACAGTTGGgttcaagttacttaacttctctgttgtTCAATTTCCTTATAAATAGAATCGGGATGAAATCCTCTCTCAGTTCTGTTGAGGACAAAACAACGTGCTACAGTATTAATAccaacataataataatagtacatgATGACTGGTCTGATAGTGCTCAATCAtctattagtattattattgccACGATACAGATAAGAACAAGGGGCTAAGCGTGCACAGAAGAGCAAGACCTAATCCAGCCTGACAGTCGTGGCAGGATTTTCGAAGAAGGAGGTATCTGCGTTGAGAATGAAAAGATGAGAAGGTGTTCACTAGGTAGAGATGTACAGAGGAGCACACAGGGCAGAAGGAACAGTATATTCTAAAATACCcaacaaattaggagtatgggattaactgatataaactactatacataaaacagataaacaaggatttacggtagagcacagggaattataccccaaatcttataataacctataatggaacatAATCAGCAAAAACCCCGAATGACTATGCTCTACACccggaactaacacaacattacaaatcagctatacttcaataaaaaatattaaaacagaaattaaaaacaccCAAACAGAAAACAGGAAGTCAAATGTTTAGAAAGTGAACATAAATGACGATCGAAGAGTTGGGTTAtgatgggaaggagagagagaggatga
This window harbors:
- the SCML1 gene encoding sex comb on midleg-like protein 1 isoform X2; the encoded protein is MSSCSSEVDVQGSVVSNTSCNEEQQKTILNVLTHCQVIYDAIQKLDKKLDVVHAKVRKIKHFRVKSWLQSRPLGYAFKDYNYLLSKKIRYQKMRKKRCLCPSPYPKSYSPTIPVQRPEKDSQSNPLEAPFGSPVPLDLERSLSLSPTVPSTYRRRSYEEYYSPQDPTQGSSSPEAHNTRSLFLDTQSTAVEPATVLTQSERSPAHSPDMMTYPALLENSRFSRAGSPLYVPTSFGPSSPVGSAPGVLKQSLPDDPSTWSVDEVILFLKYVDPQLSSALVDLFMQHDIDGKALLLLKNDMMMKYMGLKLGTALKLRHYIEMLKDRKIPQQFKKCVD
- the SCML1 gene encoding sex comb on midleg-like protein 1 isoform X1; the encoded protein is MSSCSSEVDVQGSVVSNTSCNEEQQKTILNVLTHCQVIYDAIQKLDKKLDVVHAKVRKIKHFRVKSWLQSRKPLGYAFKDYNYLLSKKIRYQKMRKKRCLCPSPYPKSYSPTIPVQRPEKDSQSNPLEAPFGSPVPLDLERSLSLSPTVPSTYRRRSYEEYYSPQDPTQGSSSPEAHNTRSLFLDTQSTAVEPATVLTQSERSPAHSPDMMTYPALLENSRFSRAGSPLYVPTSFGPSSPVGSAPGVLKQSLPDDPSTWSVDEVILFLKYVDPQLSSALVDLFMQHDIDGKALLLLKNDMMMKYMGLKLGTALKLRHYIEMLKDRKIPQQFKKCVD
- the SCML1 gene encoding sex comb on midleg-like protein 1 isoform X3; its protein translation is MSSCSSEVDVVIYDAIQKLDKKLDVVHAKVRKIKHFRVKSWLQSRKPLGYAFKDYNYLLSKKIRYQKMRKKRCLCPSPYPKSYSPTIPVQRPEKDSQSNPLEAPFGSPVPLDLERSLSLSPTVPSTYRRRSYEEYYSPQDPTQGSSSPEAHNTRSLFLDTQSTAVEPATVLTQSERSPAHSPDMMTYPALLENSRFSRAGSPLYVPTSFGPSSPVGSAPGVLKQSLPDDPSTWSVDEVILFLKYVDPQLSSALVDLFMQHDIDGKALLLLKNDMMMKYMGLKLGTALKLRHYIEMLKDRKIPQQFKKCVD